The window ACCTACCGTCGTGAGGTGCGCCATGGCCGAAATCACCTTCCCCCGCAGCCTTCCGACCTATTGCGCGGCAAGCTTGACGCTGTCATGCCCCGCCACCGTGGATGGGGAGCCCAGCCTTTATTCGGTCACCGCGGAAGCCCTCAAGAGCCAGTTCGGCGCGCGCTCGCCGCGCGAGGAAGACCTGGTCCAGGCCTTCACCGCGCATCGGGAACAGATCGAGAACATCGCCTTGAGCTGGTTCGAGATGACGCAGGCCCACGAGATCGTGCTGCGCAGCGGACATTTCCGCTTTGCCAACTAACTGACGCCAGGCGGGCCGGCGGGATGGTCAGGCTGGCGCGGTGC of the Cupriavidus malaysiensis genome contains:
- a CDS encoding DUF1488 domain-containing protein encodes the protein MAEITFPRSLPTYCAASLTLSCPATVDGEPSLYSVTAEALKSQFGARSPREEDLVQAFTAHREQIENIALSWFEMTQAHEIVLRSGHFRFAN